In one Ananas comosus cultivar F153 linkage group 12, ASM154086v1, whole genome shotgun sequence genomic region, the following are encoded:
- the LOC109718215 gene encoding phosphatidylinositol 3-kinase, root isoform isoform X4, translating into MSGGNEFRFFLSCDINLPVTFRIERLDGVLPQSQSPPQRDIDALNKTRSAELFVECALYIDGAPFGLITKTRLESSGPPYCWNERITLSTKYRDLTSKAQLAFTVWDVSSSSEDGLVGGATVFLFNSKKQLKTGRQKLRIWPQKKADGTIPTTTPGKVPKNERGEIERLERLVNKYERGQTQRIDWLDRLTFNSVEKIKEKECNKSENSLLSLVVDFGSFEHRVVFQEPGANFYAPSPVSSTNELVTVWDPEVGRTNPSEHKQLKLARSLTRGIIDRDLKPSINERKAIQRILKYPPTRTLSGDERQLLWKFRFYLMSEKKALTKFLRCVEWSDVQEAKQAVDLMGRWETIDVTDALELLSPVFESEEVRAYAVSVLERADDEELQCYLLQLVQALRFERSDKSRLSLFLVQRSLSNIEIASFLRWYVAVELYDPSYARRFYCTYDMLEDSMMKLEAGANGDDGFKLWQSLVRQTELTAQLCSIMRDVRSIRGGTQKKIEKLRQLLSELHSELTYFDEPIRSPLAPGVHITGIVPSESSIFKSALHPLRLTFRTANGGTCKVIFKKGDDLRQDQLVIQMVSLMDRLLKLENLDLHLTPYRVLATGQDEGMLEFIPSSSLAQILLEHRSIISYLQKFHPDEDGPFGITAQCLETFIKSCAGYSVITYILGIGDRNCHFGLCHMLKYF; encoded by the exons ATGAGCGGCGGCAACGAGTTCCGCTTCTTCCTCTCCTGCGACATCAACCTCCCCGTCACCTTCCGCATCGAGAGATTGGATGGAGTCCTCCCCCAATCCCAATCTCCTCCCCAACGAG ATATCGATGCATTGAATAAAACCAGAAGTGCGGAGCTCTTTGTTGAGTGTGCATTATACATTGATGGGGCGCCCTTCGGATTAATTACAAAGACGAG GCTTGAGTCTTCGGGGCCTCCTTACTGCTGGAATGAGCGTATAACGCTGAGTACAAAGTACCGGGACCTAACTTCCAAAGCACAGCTTGCATTTACA GTTTGGGATGTAAGCAGTAGTAGTGAGGATGGGTTAGTCGGTGGAGCAACTGTTTTCCTTTTCAATAGCAAAAAGCAATTGAAGACAGGCAGGCAAAAGCTTCGAATCTGGCCACAGAAAAAAGCTGATGGAACTATACCCACTACTACTCCTGGCAAG GTTCCTAAGAATGAGAGGGGGGAGATAGAGCGTTTGGAGAGACTTGTGAACAAGTATGAGAGAGGTCAGACACAGCGGATTGATTGGCTTGACCGCCTTACTTTCAACTCCGTGGAGaaaattaaggaaaaagaatgtaataaaagCGAAAATTCGCTCCTCAGCTTGGTCGTTGACTTTGGTAGTTTTGAACACAGAGTTGTTTTCCAG GAGCCGGGAGCAAACTTCTATGCACCATCTCCTGTATCATCGACAAATGAGCTTGTTACTGTGTGGGATCCTGAAGTTGGAAGAACAAATCCATCAGAGCACAAGCAACTTAAGCTTGCTAGAAGCTTGACTCGTGGAATAATTGATAGAGATTTGAAACCAAGTATAAATGAAAGGAA GGCAATACAAAGAATCCTTAAGTACCCTCCAACACGTACATTGAGCGGTGATGAGAGGCAATTACTGTGGaagtttcgtttttatttgatgTCAGAGAAGAAGGCTCTCACGAAATTTCTTCGCTGTGTGGAATGGAGTGATGTTCAG GAAGCAAAACAGGCTGTTGATTTGATGGGAAGGTGGGAAACAATCGATGTCACCGATGCATTGGAACTTCTTTCTCCTGTGTTTGAGAGTGAAGAA GTTCGTGCTTATGCTGTGAGTGTACTTGAAAGGGCTGATGATGAAGAACTTCAATGTTATTTACTTCAGCTGGTGCAAGCTCTTCGGTTTGAGAGATCTGACAAGTCTCGCTTGTCGCTTTTTCTCGTACAGCGAT CATTGTCAAATATTGAGATAGCTAGTTTCCTTCGCTGGTATGTGGCGGTGGAGCTTTATGATCCTTCCTATGCAAGGCGGTTTTATTGCACATATGATATGCTCGAAGATAGCATGATGAAA TTGGAAGCTGGTGCGAATGGAGATGATGGATTTAAGTTGTGGCAAAGTTTGGTTCGTCAGACGGAGTTGACAGCACAATTGTGTTCAATTATGAGGGATGTAAGGAGCATACGAGGAGGGactcaaaagaaaattgaaaaattaagacAGCTTCTTTCTGAACTTCATAGTGAGCTTACCTATTTTGATGAG CCAATTCGATCACCTTTAGCGCCTGGTGTGCATATAACTGGGATTGTGCCTTCAGAATCATCTATtttcaaaagtgcattgcatcCTTTGCGTCTAACATTTCGAACAGCAAATGGTGGAACTTGCAAAGTGATTTTCAAGAAGGGAGATGATCTCCGCCAAGATCAGTTG GTTATTCAAATGGTTTCTCTTATGGATCGGTTGCTTAAATTGGAGAATCTTGACTTACATTTAACCCCATATAGAGTTCTCGCTACTGGCCAAGATGAAGGGATGTTAGAATTTATTCCTTCAAGTTCGCTTGCGCAG aTTCTATTAGAACATCGTAGTATTATAAGTTATTTGCAGAAGTTTCACCCTGACGAAGATGGACCATTTGGTATAACAGCTCAGTGTCTCGAAACATTTATAAAGAGTTGTGCTGGTTACTCTGTTATCACATACATTCTGGGTATTGGAGATAG